Proteins from a single region of Anaerolineae bacterium:
- the nuoE gene encoding NADH-quinone oxidoreductase subunit NuoE, with translation MSNLGTVNLDPLKPILVEFADQREAVIPILQRVQALYGWLPSEAMRLISKELHIPITRLYGVATFYSQFYLTPRGRHRIRLCDGTACHIKGARKIIDALRQELVVIPGETTPDGALTFEVVYCLGSCGLAPVAYFDQQVVGRLTPEQAVELARALSKQ, from the coding sequence ATGAGCAACCTAGGCACGGTGAATCTCGATCCTCTAAAGCCCATCTTGGTAGAGTTCGCCGATCAGCGCGAGGCGGTCATCCCCATCTTACAGCGCGTGCAGGCGCTATATGGCTGGCTGCCGTCAGAGGCGATGCGCCTTATCTCCAAAGAGCTGCACATCCCGATCACTCGGCTGTATGGGGTCGCGACGTTTTATTCGCAGTTCTACCTGACACCGCGTGGCCGTCATCGTATCCGACTCTGCGATGGCACGGCCTGTCATATTAAGGGAGCTCGCAAGATCATTGACGCATTACGGCAGGAACTGGTCGTGATCCCCGGCGAGACCACCCCTGATGGCGCCCTCACGTTTGAGGTCGTCTATTGCCTGGGTTCCTGCGGACTGGCCCCGGTCGCCTATTTCGATCAACAGGTGGTTGGTCGGCTGACTCCGGAGCAGGCCGTGGAGTTGGCTCGCGCGTTGAGCAAGCAGTAG
- the nuoF gene encoding NADH-quinone oxidoreductase subunit NuoF yields the protein MAAGKITSPAELESRQAETLAEMRRRRQEQPVVFIGSGTCGRAAGALDVQVALRDAARDRRVRLQTSTVGCIGMCSYEPLVDVALPGRPRVTYAHVTPEMAERIIVEHVIGGKPVTEWVLSEMAYEPLFDGERMDPLYTDLPQFRKQLRIVMRNCGIIDPERIDAYIARGGYQALAKALTIMTPEQVIEEVTASGLRGRGGGGFPAGRKWAITRASPGKPKYVVCNADEGDPGAFMDRSILEGDPHAVIEGMIICGYAVGAHEGYIYCRAEYPLAIERLKTAIAQAERYGLLGENILGTGFGFQLYIKEGAGAFVCGEETALLRSIEGRRGEPTPKPPYPAQSGLWGKPTNINNVKTYAYIPSILRHGAEWFASIGTERSKGTAVFALTGKVRRTGLIEVPMGITLREIIEEIGGGVPDGKRFKAVQTGGPLGGCLPASQLDTPVDYDSLQAAGAVMGSGGMIVVDEDTCMVEFARFFLNFAAVESCGKCIPCSIGGTRLLEVLDRILEGKGTMEDLDRIQEIARYMQVGSLCGLGQLTPSPVLSVLRYFRDEFEEHIRTGKCGLKVYATSE from the coding sequence ATGGCCGCAGGAAAGATCACCTCACCTGCTGAACTGGAGAGCCGCCAGGCTGAGACATTGGCGGAGATGCGCCGCAGGCGGCAGGAGCAACCTGTGGTCTTCATTGGATCGGGGACGTGCGGCCGTGCCGCCGGCGCGTTGGATGTCCAAGTGGCGCTCCGGGATGCCGCGCGAGATCGAAGGGTGCGGCTTCAGACCTCCACAGTAGGATGCATCGGCATGTGCTCCTACGAGCCGTTGGTCGATGTGGCCTTACCCGGCCGACCGCGCGTGACCTATGCCCACGTGACGCCTGAGATGGCGGAGCGCATCATTGTCGAGCACGTCATCGGGGGAAAGCCGGTGACGGAGTGGGTCCTCTCGGAGATGGCCTATGAGCCTCTGTTCGACGGCGAGCGAATGGATCCGCTGTACACGGACCTGCCGCAGTTCCGCAAGCAGCTTCGCATCGTCATGCGCAACTGTGGGATCATTGACCCAGAGCGCATTGATGCGTACATCGCTCGCGGCGGCTATCAGGCTCTGGCCAAAGCGCTGACCATCATGACTCCTGAGCAAGTCATCGAAGAAGTGACCGCCTCTGGGCTACGTGGCCGTGGTGGCGGCGGGTTCCCGGCAGGCCGCAAGTGGGCCATCACCCGGGCATCACCGGGAAAACCAAAATATGTGGTGTGCAACGCCGACGAGGGGGATCCCGGCGCTTTCATGGATCGCAGCATCCTGGAAGGCGATCCTCATGCCGTCATCGAGGGTATGATCATTTGCGGTTACGCCGTTGGCGCGCACGAGGGATACATCTACTGTCGGGCAGAGTATCCCCTGGCCATCGAACGGTTAAAGACGGCTATTGCTCAGGCAGAGCGCTATGGGTTGCTGGGGGAGAATATCTTGGGCACGGGATTCGGCTTTCAACTCTATATCAAGGAAGGCGCCGGCGCGTTTGTCTGCGGCGAGGAGACCGCGTTGTTGCGCTCCATCGAGGGGCGCCGCGGCGAACCTACGCCCAAGCCGCCGTATCCCGCCCAGTCCGGGCTGTGGGGCAAGCCCACCAACATCAACAACGTCAAGACGTATGCGTACATCCCGTCCATTCTGCGTCACGGCGCCGAGTGGTTCGCCAGCATCGGCACAGAGCGGAGCAAGGGGACGGCAGTATTTGCCCTGACCGGTAAAGTCCGTCGCACCGGGCTGATCGAGGTACCCATGGGGATCACGCTGCGGGAGATCATCGAGGAGATCGGGGGCGGCGTGCCGGACGGGAAGCGGTTCAAGGCAGTGCAGACTGGCGGGCCGCTGGGAGGATGTCTGCCCGCCTCTCAACTGGACACGCCCGTGGACTACGACTCACTGCAGGCAGCCGGCGCCGTCATGGGTTCGGGTGGGATGATCGTGGTGGACGAGGACACCTGCATGGTGGAGTTCGCCCGCTTCTTCCTGAATTTCGCTGCCGTCGAATCCTGTGGGAAATGCATCCCCTGCAGCATCGGCGGCACCCGGCTGCTAGAGGTGTTGGATCGCATCCTCGAGGGAAAAGGAACGATGGAAGACCTAGACCGCATCCAGGAGATCGCCCGGTATATGCAGGTCGGCTCGCTCTGCGGACTAGGACAGCTTACCCCCTCGCCGGTGCTCAGCGTGTTACGGTACTTCCGCGATGAGTTTGAAGAACATATCCGAACAGGCAAATGTGGTCTGAAGGTATATGCCACATCCGAGTAA
- a CDS encoding MazG family protein, with amino-acid sequence MAITIVGLGPGDPKYLTQEAWRILNEASRIYVRTREHPTIASFPPDKVIGFDDVYARGEEFATVYEEIARRVVELGTQPEGVVYAVPGHPQVGEQTTRRIRELARERGLEVLIVDGLSFLEPMFTALNLDPLEQMGLQIADAMVVARRHYPPLEPSRPALIAQCDSRTLASDVKLTLLNAYPEDHPVTVLSGAGTNMVAIRQVPLAELDHSSQFDHLTTLYLPSVAPGGSVTDLLEVMAQLRAPDGCPWDRQQTHESLRAYLLEEAYEVLAALDCGDMEALREELGDLLLQVVFHTQIASEGSVFRMADVTRGIVTKLWRRHPHVFGDLSVSGVGEVLHNWEAIKADERNQKSDRQGPLSGIPQGLPALAQAQAYLARAERLGLSQPVDLSTIATWLLELDRAPNAEELLGQVLLSLANWAQQHNLDAESALRTVNARLAAQVNRHYA; translated from the coding sequence ATGGCCATCACTATCGTCGGGCTAGGCCCTGGAGATCCGAAATACCTGACGCAAGAGGCCTGGCGGATCCTAAATGAGGCATCGAGAATCTATGTCCGCACCCGCGAGCATCCCACGATCGCCTCGTTTCCTCCGGACAAGGTGATCGGCTTTGACGACGTATACGCCCGCGGAGAGGAGTTTGCAACGGTATATGAGGAGATCGCGCGCCGTGTGGTGGAGTTGGGCACCCAACCGGAGGGCGTGGTATACGCCGTGCCAGGACACCCGCAAGTTGGAGAGCAGACCACCCGGCGCATCCGAGAGCTAGCCCGGGAGCGCGGACTTGAGGTGCTCATCGTGGACGGGCTCAGCTTCCTTGAGCCGATGTTCACCGCCTTGAACCTCGATCCTCTAGAGCAGATGGGCCTCCAGATCGCTGATGCGATGGTGGTCGCTCGGCGTCACTATCCACCGTTGGAGCCGAGCCGGCCTGCCCTGATCGCTCAATGCGATAGCCGGACCCTCGCCAGCGATGTCAAATTGACGCTATTAAATGCATATCCTGAGGATCACCCGGTGACGGTGCTTTCCGGCGCAGGCACCAACATGGTGGCCATCCGCCAGGTGCCGCTGGCCGAGCTAGACCATAGTAGCCAGTTCGACCATCTGACCACGCTCTATCTGCCGTCCGTCGCGCCAGGTGGATCTGTGACCGATCTGCTAGAGGTGATGGCACAGCTGCGCGCTCCAGATGGCTGTCCTTGGGATCGCCAGCAAACCCATGAGAGCCTACGCGCCTACCTGCTAGAAGAGGCTTACGAGGTTCTAGCCGCATTGGATTGTGGTGACATGGAGGCGCTACGTGAGGAACTGGGCGATCTGCTATTGCAGGTGGTCTTCCACACTCAGATCGCCTCAGAGGGCTCCGTGTTTCGTATGGCCGACGTCACACGGGGGATCGTCACCAAACTGTGGCGCCGGCATCCGCATGTCTTCGGCGACCTCTCTGTGAGCGGTGTCGGAGAGGTGCTTCACAACTGGGAGGCCATTAAGGCAGACGAGCGCAACCAAAAATCTGACCGACAGGGGCCGCTCTCGGGCATCCCGCAGGGATTGCCGGCCTTAGCTCAAGCGCAGGCCTACTTGGCCCGGGCGGAGCGGCTAGGGCTCAGCCAACCGGTTGACCTCTCTACGATCGCAACATGGCTCTTGGAGTTGGACCGCGCGCCCAATGCGGAGGAACTTCTGGGACAGGTCCTGCTCTCCCTAGCGAATTGGGCTCAGCAGCATAATCTGGACGCCGAGAGTGCCCTGCGCACAGTCAACGCCCGGCTGGCCGCCCAGGTGAACCGACATTACGCTTGA
- the fdhF gene encoding formate dehydrogenase subunit alpha produces MKTVNITIDGQQITVPASFTILQAAQSAGIHIPTLCHHPALPPTGGCRLCVVEVEGARIPLPSCTTPVSEGMIVRTQTPLVEQVRRFALELILSIHPLDCMKCEAAGACELQDLAYQFGARERAYAGRVPANNLRDANPFIAVDLSKCIRCRRCVRACDYVNGVEAVGVFGRGFETHIGFGPDSTMLDSSCEFCGACVSVCPTAALWPKQAIGQGRTWELTKVRTTCAYCGVGCQIELNVDLKRNRVVYVTPAWDAPVNHGWTCVKGKFGHDFVNHPDRLTRPLVRKWLLGPNGRKPRGDGAGRDDFVEVDWDTALHIVAEHMMRIRREFGSNALACIASARCTNEENYLTQKLTRQIWGTHNVDNCARLUHSPTIAGLAMAFGSGAMTNSIEDIATEAKSYLVIGSNTTEAHPVVGMRLRQAVKRRGAILIVADPRRIPLTEFATLHLQLRPGTDIALLNGLAHIVIAEDLIDHEFIAQRTENFEAVREAVASYTPERVAEITGVPAEDIIRAARLFAANRPGAVLYCLGVTEHRTGTANVLAIANLQMMLGNLGVPGGGVNPLRGQNNVQGACDMGALPNYYPGLQSVTVEAHRRKFQEAWGVELPAEPGLTMYEMFQAALAGQVRGMLIVGMDSVLTNPDVNYVRKALKALDFLVVQDIFLSDTAALADVVLPAASFAEKDGTFTNTERRVQRVRRALRPIGQSRPDWEILIDLANRCLALDPDLQQRVQRAPCGSWDYLNPADIMEEIAHLTPAYGGITYDRIERQGLQWPCPDRQHPGTPIFHVGRFTRGLGRFTPVEYLPPAEVPDDEYPFLLTTGRSLYHFHTGTMTHRSAGLRARMPFHTVEIHPEDARRLGIQDGDRVQVRSRRGVVTTIAEVTEKVAPGVVFMSFHFPEAPTNALTNAALDPVTKTPEFKACAVAIERVNGTEELAQALTMPARV; encoded by the coding sequence ATGAAGACTGTGAACATCACGATAGACGGTCAGCAGATCACCGTGCCTGCCAGCTTTACCATCCTGCAGGCCGCGCAGTCGGCCGGCATCCACATCCCCACCCTATGTCACCATCCTGCCCTCCCCCCTACAGGTGGCTGTCGTCTCTGCGTAGTGGAGGTGGAAGGGGCGCGTATCCCTCTGCCAAGCTGTACCACCCCAGTCAGCGAGGGCATGATCGTCCGCACTCAGACGCCGTTGGTGGAGCAGGTTCGCCGCTTCGCCCTGGAGCTAATCCTCTCCATTCATCCCCTCGACTGCATGAAGTGCGAGGCAGCCGGCGCCTGTGAGCTCCAGGACCTGGCATACCAGTTTGGAGCCAGGGAGCGCGCCTATGCCGGCCGGGTGCCGGCCAATAACCTCCGAGACGCGAACCCCTTCATCGCTGTGGACTTGTCCAAGTGCATCCGCTGTCGCCGTTGCGTGCGCGCCTGCGACTACGTCAACGGCGTGGAGGCAGTGGGGGTGTTCGGGCGTGGCTTTGAGACTCACATCGGCTTCGGGCCAGACAGCACGATGCTGGATAGCTCCTGTGAGTTCTGCGGCGCCTGCGTGAGCGTCTGTCCAACGGCGGCCCTGTGGCCCAAGCAGGCCATTGGCCAGGGGCGGACATGGGAGCTGACCAAGGTGCGCACGACGTGCGCCTATTGTGGGGTGGGCTGCCAGATCGAGCTGAATGTGGACCTCAAGCGCAATCGCGTCGTCTATGTCACGCCGGCGTGGGATGCCCCAGTTAACCACGGCTGGACGTGCGTCAAGGGCAAGTTCGGCCACGACTTTGTCAACCATCCCGATCGCCTGACGAGGCCGCTGGTGCGAAAGTGGCTGCTGGGACCGAATGGCCGCAAGCCACGCGGCGACGGCGCTGGCCGGGACGATTTCGTCGAGGTGGACTGGGACACCGCGCTGCACATCGTCGCCGAGCATATGATGAGGATTCGCCGAGAGTTCGGCAGCAACGCCTTGGCATGCATCGCCAGCGCTCGTTGCACAAACGAGGAGAACTACCTGACGCAGAAGCTGACTAGGCAGATCTGGGGGACGCATAACGTAGACAACTGTGCCCGCCTCTGACACAGCCCCACGATCGCCGGTCTGGCGATGGCATTTGGCTCCGGGGCGATGACCAATAGCATTGAGGATATCGCAACCGAGGCGAAGAGTTACCTCGTAATTGGCTCCAACACTACCGAGGCGCATCCAGTCGTTGGCATGCGCCTACGGCAGGCGGTGAAGCGCCGTGGGGCGATTTTGATCGTGGCCGACCCTCGTCGCATCCCGCTCACGGAGTTCGCCACCTTGCACTTGCAACTCAGGCCAGGTACTGACATTGCGCTGCTAAACGGCCTAGCGCATATTGTAATCGCCGAAGACCTGATAGATCATGAATTCATCGCCCAGCGCACCGAGAACTTTGAGGCAGTACGCGAGGCCGTAGCCAGCTATACTCCAGAGCGCGTAGCGGAGATCACCGGTGTGCCAGCAGAGGATATTATTCGAGCTGCTCGGCTTTTCGCGGCCAATCGCCCAGGCGCCGTGCTCTACTGCCTGGGTGTCACTGAGCACCGAACCGGCACGGCGAACGTGCTGGCGATCGCCAACCTGCAGATGATGTTGGGCAATCTTGGCGTCCCCGGCGGCGGCGTGAACCCATTGCGCGGGCAGAACAACGTCCAGGGCGCCTGCGACATGGGTGCGCTGCCCAACTACTACCCTGGTCTCCAAAGCGTGACGGTGGAGGCCCATCGGCGCAAATTCCAGGAGGCCTGGGGAGTGGAGCTACCTGCCGAGCCCGGCCTGACGATGTACGAGATGTTCCAGGCCGCGCTGGCCGGCCAGGTGCGCGGCATGCTCATCGTGGGCATGGATTCGGTGCTCACTAACCCTGATGTTAACTATGTGCGAAAAGCGCTAAAAGCCCTCGATTTCCTGGTGGTTCAGGATATCTTCCTGAGCGATACCGCGGCGCTGGCGGATGTGGTGTTGCCGGCGGCCAGCTTCGCCGAGAAGGACGGCACATTCACGAATACGGAGCGGCGTGTACAGCGCGTGCGTCGCGCCTTGCGTCCCATCGGCCAATCTCGACCGGACTGGGAGATTCTAATAGACCTGGCAAACCGGTGTCTGGCTCTAGATCCGGACCTGCAGCAGCGGGTGCAACGGGCTCCTTGTGGCTCGTGGGACTACCTCAATCCGGCCGACATCATGGAGGAGATCGCCCATCTGACGCCCGCCTATGGCGGCATCACCTACGACCGGATCGAGCGTCAGGGGCTGCAATGGCCCTGTCCCGACCGGCAACATCCTGGCACGCCGATCTTTCACGTCGGACGGTTCACGCGCGGTTTAGGCCGCTTTACGCCAGTGGAATATCTGCCGCCGGCCGAGGTGCCGGATGATGAGTACCCGTTCTTGCTCACCACTGGGCGTAGCCTGTATCACTTCCACACTGGCACAATGACACATCGCAGCGCCGGGCTGCGCGCAAGAATGCCCTTCCACACGGTGGAAATCCATCCCGAGGATGCCCGGCGCCTGGGCATACAGGATGGGGATCGTGTGCAGGTTCGCAGCCGTCGAGGTGTGGTGACCACCATAGCCGAGGTCACGGAGAAGGTTGCCCCCGGCGTGGTATTCATGAGCTTCCACTTCCCGGAGGCGCCGACCAACGCGCTGACCAATGCCGCCTTGGACCCAGTGACTAAGACGCCGGAATTCAAGGCCTGTGCGGTGGCCATTGAGCGGGTGAATGGCACCGAAGAGCTAGCCCAGGCTCTCACAATGCCTGCTAGGGTCTAA
- the hypB gene encoding hydrogenase nickel incorporation protein HypB: protein MREIRKVKEQVLNANDRLALENRARLDRAGVLAVNLIASPGAGKTSLILRTIEALRDRARLAVIEGDLASRVDADRVQAAGVPAIQINTGGGCHLDASMIAQALTQLPLEAIDLLLIENVGNLVCPTQFVLGEHRRVLVASVPEGHDKPIKYPTSFMDMDAIVLNKIDLMPYIDFDWASFERAVRAVNRDAPIFQVSCRTGEGIAAWIAWLHPDQ from the coding sequence ATGAGGGAGATCCGAAAAGTCAAGGAACAGGTGTTGAATGCCAATGACCGACTGGCGCTGGAGAATCGCGCCCGGCTGGATCGAGCTGGAGTTCTGGCGGTGAACCTCATCGCCTCGCCGGGAGCGGGCAAGACCAGCCTGATCCTGCGCACCATCGAGGCGCTGCGTGATCGAGCACGCCTAGCCGTCATCGAAGGGGACCTGGCCTCGCGCGTGGACGCTGACCGGGTTCAGGCGGCTGGCGTGCCGGCGATCCAGATCAACACGGGTGGCGGGTGTCACCTCGACGCCTCAATGATCGCGCAGGCGCTGACTCAGTTGCCGTTAGAGGCGATAGACTTGCTCTTGATCGAGAATGTGGGCAATTTAGTGTGCCCCACCCAGTTCGTGTTGGGCGAGCACCGGCGTGTGTTGGTGGCTAGCGTGCCGGAAGGCCACGATAAGCCGATCAAGTATCCCACTAGCTTCATGGATATGGATGCCATCGTGTTGAACAAAATAGACCTGATGCCGTATATAGACTTTGATTGGGCGAGCTTCGAGCGCGCCGTACGCGCCGTTAACCGCGACGCGCCGATCTTTCAGGTCTCCTGTCGCACTGGCGAGGGGATCGCCGCCTGGATCGCCTGGCTGCATCCCGATCAGTAG
- a CDS encoding helix-turn-helix domain-containing protein gives MAIHVRGLREHEQKRLWEWAQHHNNVNMWKRAHIILLSAQGYTVPQISLQVGLHPINVRKWIHRFNRYGLSGLQSGKSPGRPPRFTDEQKQTIIQLAQVSPSRLGLPFSRWSLQRLREYLIRSGVVDTISAETIRQILRSTEDGRRAPKDLQVTPEGDRVQSVPVGLDGASSPIQPIPQQLEASYA, from the coding sequence ATGGCCATCCATGTGCGCGGATTACGAGAGCATGAACAGAAACGTTTATGGGAGTGGGCTCAACACCACAACAACGTAAACATGTGGAAACGTGCCCATATCATCTTGCTCTCTGCGCAGGGCTATACTGTCCCCCAGATCAGCCTTCAGGTTGGGCTGCACCCGATCAACGTGCGCAAATGGATTCACCGTTTCAATCGCTATGGGTTATCCGGCCTGCAGTCGGGCAAGTCGCCTGGACGTCCACCGCGCTTCACCGACGAACAAAAGCAGACCATCATCCAACTTGCCCAGGTCAGCCCATCTCGTTTAGGGCTGCCATTCAGCCGCTGGTCTCTCCAACGCCTGCGCGAATACCTGATCCGATCGGGCGTGGTGGACACTATCAGCGCTGAGACCATCCGACAGATCCTCCGCTCCACCGAGGATGGGCGCCGGGCACCGAAGGACCTCCAGGTAACGCCCGAGGGCGATCGCGTCCAGAGCGTTCCAGTGGGATTGGACGGAGCCTCTTCGCCCATACAGCCTATTCCACAGCAACTGGAAGCTAGCTACGCGTAG
- a CDS encoding sensor histidine kinase: MLCEQVNSLCLTYGFAFSIRGLAMFALGLAVLLALPRSREIPLGWSFRYVGAFALAQSASVWLGAVQSWRLIEWLPLEYLRTALRILAATILLQFGCYVLAQRVHRLAVWLRRLPFLAALIVSAWTGIIWASHAAHWNELARWIALTSLFLPGMALAAMAFWRIHAEMGAVGLKVPDRDAKLVALVIIAEAVVVVLIVAPAPWARPLAPWAQGIIWFAEFARPWVTVALAVAVIRFLRLFDLERERRLESMARERQEALKKAEEAQLRLEQEIARWSAQLEALTRRRIGREVSSEPGMARWRESVEAVAVARERERISQELHDGIAQLLGYLHLRVQAARRALVAGRLSEAALTLQQLERLAETAYSEVREAVLGLRLASVPDMEEAIREYIEHFQARWNVNVEWAIKDPQALRLSPLVELQLLRVLQEALTNVRKHAQARQAHITLQADDGWMVMTVEDDGIGFDPEEIRMGHFGLRLMRERCESVGGSLRVESTPGRGTRIEARLPLKGLSGAERGTR; encoded by the coding sequence ATGCTGTGCGAGCAGGTGAACTCGTTATGCCTGACTTACGGCTTTGCCTTTTCCATCAGGGGGCTGGCCATGTTTGCGCTGGGACTGGCGGTGCTCCTCGCCCTTCCACGCAGCCGCGAGATCCCCTTAGGTTGGTCGTTTCGCTACGTGGGCGCCTTTGCGCTCGCCCAGAGCGCATCGGTATGGTTGGGGGCTGTGCAATCCTGGCGGCTGATCGAATGGCTCCCACTGGAATATCTTCGCACGGCTCTTCGCATCCTCGCTGCCACAATCCTTCTCCAGTTCGGATGTTATGTGCTGGCCCAGCGTGTCCATCGGCTGGCCGTTTGGCTTCGGCGATTGCCCTTCCTGGCTGCCTTGATCGTAAGCGCCTGGACCGGGATAATATGGGCCAGCCACGCGGCTCATTGGAATGAACTGGCGCGCTGGATCGCCCTGACCTCGCTGTTTCTGCCAGGTATGGCGTTGGCCGCCATGGCTTTTTGGCGCATTCACGCAGAGATGGGCGCTGTTGGCCTCAAAGTGCCCGACCGAGATGCTAAGCTGGTGGCTCTCGTGATCATCGCCGAAGCGGTGGTCGTAGTCCTGATCGTGGCCCCTGCACCATGGGCGCGTCCCTTAGCCCCTTGGGCGCAAGGGATCATCTGGTTTGCTGAATTCGCCCGTCCCTGGGTCACGGTGGCGCTGGCCGTGGCCGTCATCCGCTTTCTACGGCTATTTGACCTTGAACGTGAGCGGCGGCTGGAATCCATGGCGCGCGAACGCCAGGAGGCGTTGAAAAAGGCGGAAGAAGCTCAGCTCCGATTGGAGCAGGAGATCGCACGGTGGAGCGCGCAACTGGAAGCCCTCACCCGGCGGCGCATCGGACGGGAAGTCTCATCAGAGCCCGGGATGGCACGCTGGCGGGAGAGCGTCGAAGCGGTCGCCGTGGCGCGGGAGCGCGAGCGAATCAGCCAGGAGCTGCATGATGGGATTGCACAGCTCCTGGGCTATCTTCACCTGCGGGTGCAGGCGGCCCGGCGCGCTTTGGTGGCCGGTCGGCTGTCAGAAGCGGCGCTGACCTTACAGCAGCTCGAACGACTGGCGGAGACGGCTTATTCTGAGGTGCGGGAAGCCGTCCTGGGATTGCGGTTAGCCAGCGTCCCTGACATGGAGGAAGCTATCCGGGAATACATAGAGCATTTTCAAGCGCGCTGGAACGTGAATGTGGAATGGGCCATAAAGGACCCTCAGGCGTTGAGATTGTCGCCGCTGGTGGAGCTGCAACTGTTGCGAGTGCTTCAGGAGGCCCTGACCAACGTGCGCAAGCACGCTCAGGCCCGTCAGGCCCACATCACGCTGCAAGCAGACGATGGCTGGATGGTCATGACCGTCGAGGATGATGGCATTGGGTTCGACCCGGAAGAGATCCGGATGGGACATTTCGGATTGCGTTTGATGCGGGAGCGTTGCGAGAGCGTGGGGGGAAGCCTGCGCGTCGAGAGCACGCCGGGACGGGGCACACGAATCGAGGCACGATTGCCGTTAAAAGGCCTCTCTGGGGCGGAGAGGGGGACGCGATGA
- a CDS encoding cyclic nucleotide-binding domain-containing protein, whose protein sequence is MVPLALFRQFPFFASVEDSRLTRLAAISAEISYEPGEAIFEEGASADRLYLVLSGAIELWMHMDGLGRPIPVGVVGPGEVVGWSTLVPPHQYTARGEARGLTRVVAVDSVRLRRLVEEDHSLGYYLYRQVASVIAQRLHDLRLRLASLLRTPA, encoded by the coding sequence GTGGTGCCGCTAGCGCTCTTCCGTCAATTCCCTTTTTTCGCATCTGTAGAAGACAGCCGGCTCACACGACTAGCCGCGATCTCAGCAGAGATCTCGTATGAGCCAGGTGAGGCTATCTTTGAAGAGGGCGCTTCAGCGGATCGGCTGTACCTGGTCCTCAGTGGGGCGATCGAGCTGTGGATGCACATGGACGGGCTGGGGCGCCCCATTCCGGTAGGCGTTGTGGGTCCCGGAGAGGTCGTCGGATGGTCCACGTTGGTGCCGCCGCACCAATACACGGCTCGCGGGGAGGCGCGTGGCCTGACCCGAGTGGTAGCTGTGGACAGTGTGCGGCTACGACGACTGGTGGAGGAAGACCACTCGTTGGGATACTACCTGTATCGCCAGGTAGCGAGCGTGATCGCGCAGCGTTTGCATGATTTGCGACTGCGTTTGGCCAGCCTGTTGAGAACACCGGCCTAA
- a CDS encoding response regulator transcription factor, with the protein MRPISVLIVDDHALFRQGLMNLLREFKEIRVVGEAADAEAALHLARQLRPDLILMDIRMPGLAAFAATRQIKQELPQAKVVVLTASEEEKDLFEAIKAGAEGYILKDTRIEELVRMLTGVFRGEAPISGVMAAKMLGEFARRAQHKERRPDPTELTAREREVLSLVAKGASNFEISRQLHISENTVKKHLRSILDKLHLENRVQAAIYALQEDLIGSTHLE; encoded by the coding sequence ATGAGACCCATTAGCGTGCTGATAGTGGACGATCACGCGCTGTTTCGCCAGGGTTTGATGAACCTGCTGCGCGAGTTCAAAGAAATCCGGGTTGTCGGCGAGGCCGCTGACGCTGAGGCGGCGCTGCACCTTGCACGCCAGCTTCGTCCAGACCTGATCTTGATGGATATTCGGATGCCCGGTCTAGCTGCGTTTGCTGCCACCCGGCAGATCAAACAAGAGCTACCGCAAGCCAAGGTGGTGGTTCTCACCGCGTCCGAGGAAGAGAAAGACCTGTTCGAGGCGATCAAGGCCGGCGCCGAAGGATATATCCTCAAGGACACGCGGATCGAGGAGCTGGTACGGATGCTCACCGGCGTCTTTCGCGGCGAGGCGCCGATTTCCGGCGTGATGGCGGCTAAAATGCTGGGCGAGTTCGCGCGCAGGGCGCAGCACAAGGAGAGAAGGCCGGATCCCACCGAGCTGACGGCAAGGGAACGCGAGGTGCTCTCGTTGGTGGCAAAAGGAGCATCCAACTTTGAGATCTCTCGGCAATTGCATATCAGCGAGAACACGGTCAAGAAGCATCTGCGCAGCATCCTGGACAAATTGCACCTCGAGAACCGGGTCCAGGCGGCCATCTACGCATTGCAGGAAGACTTGATAGGCAGTACACACTTGGAGTAA
- the hypA gene encoding hydrogenase maturation nickel metallochaperone HypA: MSITQSILEIVNRHAADAGASRVTQIRLVVGDFTGFVPDSIQFYFDLLSQGTLAEGAELVIERRPGQIRCQACGAVYEPSDGQLWICPVCHTLGGEVMAGKELYVDSIEVVKG, encoded by the coding sequence TTGTCTATTACACAAAGCATTCTGGAGATCGTCAACCGTCACGCTGCCGACGCCGGCGCCTCACGCGTGACCCAAATCCGCTTGGTGGTGGGGGACTTCACCGGCTTCGTGCCCGATTCCATCCAGTTCTACTTCGACCTCCTCAGCCAGGGCACCCTGGCCGAGGGAGCCGAGCTGGTGATCGAGCGCCGGCCAGGCCAGATCCGTTGTCAAGCCTGCGGGGCTGTCTACGAGCCGTCTGATGGTCAGCTATGGATTTGCCCTGTCTGCCATACGCTCGGCGGTGAAGTGATGGCGGGAAAAGAACTCTATGTAGATAGCATCGAGGTGGTGAAGGGATGA